Genomic window (Corallococcus caeni):
CGGCGCGCTCCGTCCATCAGCGCCGGGTAGGCCTGTCGCGCTCGCGGCGACAGCGCGAACAGCCGCACGGAGTCCAGCAGCCCGAAGGGGTTGGTGCCGGGCGGTCCCGCCTCCAGGACGGCCACCGCCACCGGCTTCGCGCCCTCGCGAGCGACCAGCAGGCGCCGCTCACGCTCCAGCCCCACCGTCTGCCACTCCCGAGCCGCGTCCCGCAGGTCCAGCGTCTCCAGGCGCAGGTCCAGCGCCTCCGCGTAGCAGGCGGGGCGGGTGAGGGCGATCCGCTCCACCAGCAGCCGCCGCTCCGCCTCCGTCGCGGGCCCCACCTCCAGGCCCGTCCGCTGTGGGGCAGGGGGATGACCGCACTCGACGTCAATCATTCGCAGCGGCAGGAGCAACGTCCGCCCCGTCGCCGCCATCCGGTCGGCGAAGCCGACGTGCGCGCGGTACGTGAAGGGCACGGTCGACTCGATGTACGCCGCGAGCCACCTGAACCCGCTGTCCCGCTGCGCATGCTCCACGCAGTGCACGTACACGTCGCGCAGCATCTGGCCCTTGAGGCGCTCGAACCGCGTGGCGTCCTGGCGCCGCGCCAGCTGGTGCACCATCCACAGGGAGCGGTACGGCTTCATCGCGGAGAGCGTCGCCTCCACGCCGCGCTCCGAAGGCCACACCACCTCGGTGAGGACCGCGCCCTTCGAACCCGCCTGGCGGCCCAGCTCGACGAAGCTCCGCCGCCGCGCCTCGAAGTCCTCCGCGGACCGGCCCGCCAGGTTGAAGTAGCCGGAGTCGATGAACAGCCGCCAGTGCTCCTCCGCCAGGGCCCCATCGGTGCGCGTCGCCGGATGGAGCACCCGGGCCACCAGCGCCTGCCATCGCTCCGCATCCTCGAAGGACAGCGGCGTCACCTGGAGCCCGCACTGGAGCTCACCGTCGGCGCGCTCGGACACATGGCGCACCTCACCGCGCAGCGACATGGCCTCGCCTCCTTCCGTGCGCAGCTCGACGGGCTGGAGCACCCGGCCCGGGGACAGCCGCTCTCCCGCGCCCAGCCGCAGTGACAGTCCGTGCGGGGACACGTCCACCGCCTCGCGCTCGCGGCCCAGCCAGCCGGGCAGCGGCAGCCGCACGCGCAGGTCCGCGGGGGCGCGAGCACGCCGGTGGGCCCGGCGGCGCACCTGGATCAACTGGCGCGGCGGCGGCGTCACCCAGGTCCCCGGCTCCACCGTCTCGCCGGACAGGAGCATCCGGTAGACGCAGCCGTGACCGGACACCTCCACCTCCCACGCGTCCGCGCCCGGCTCCACCGTCAGGCCGGACCAGTGGAGTCCTCCGCCTTCCGGCTCCAGCGTCTCCAGCCGCAGAGGCGACGCCGTGTCCCCCTGGCGCAGCAGGGCGGGCGAGCCCAGCGCGGCGGCGGCGGCGAGGATGATGCGGATGCGCTCGGGATCGGTGACGTCCCACCGGACACTCCATTCCAGGGCGGGTGCCTCGGACAACGGACGCAGCGGTGCGCGAGCGGAATGCGCTCCCACGATGACTCTCCAGGTGAATGACGGCGGGGGCGCGCGAATCACCCCGGGCTCCCGTGGATCCGCGCTTGAAAGGGATACGGGCCCGGCCCTCCGGGTTGGTCGTCGGATTCCCGGGACGCGGACACCGGCGGTGCGGTCCGCCGCTTTCTCGCTGTCTCACCGGACAGTGAAAACGCGCGAAACCCCCTGGGTTTCATGTGACAGCGGGGTGGCGTCACGGTGGGAAAGGTGCGTGCGCCCCGGGACGGGCTTACCCTGAGTGCCCCATGTCCCTCCGCAAGGACTTCATCGAGCGAGCTGTCGAGCAGTTCGCCGCCGCCATCTCCAGCATCCTCAAGGCCCGGAAGGAGAAGCGGTATGGGGACGCGCGCAACCACATCCGCGACACCGCCCTCACCGTGCTGGGCATGGAGTACGGCGCGCTCGTCCTCGCGGACGCCGAGTCCTCCTCGCGCCTGCTCGGCACCGCCGCACGCACGCGGATGCTCGCGAAGCTGGTGCGCGAGGACGGCGAGCTGATGCGCGAGCAGGGGGACCCCCTCACCGCCGACTCGCGCTTCCTGCTGTCGCTGGAGCTGTACCTGGAGGCCATCTCGCTCGGCCTCAACCCGGACACCGCGGACGCCACCGCCATCGCGGAGCTGCGCACCCTCATTGATGTCACCGCGCTGTCGGAGCGGCACCAGCGGATGCTCTCCCAGGCCTGACGAGGCGCGGCGCGCACGTTCGCGCACCCGGGCCGTGGCAATCCCTGCCGTGTGCATGGGTCGGGTTTGCGACACAGCAAGCTGGGGAGATCCATCGCTTCCGATCAAGCAATGACACGGTGACGCCCCCCGCCTTGCCCTGGCTTCCAGGTTTGCGTCTATCCTTGCCGTCCATTCGTCACGCAACACCGGGGGGGTGCGCGTGTCCTTTGTTCGGTTTCCCGAGAGCGTTGTCTCTTGTCGCAACCTCGTGGGCGGAGAGTGGGTCTCTCCCGCCGGAGCGTCCGCGCAGGAGGTCCGCAGTCCCTACACAGGCGCGCTCATCGGCCGCGTGCCGCTGACGACGGCCTCCGGTGTCGCCCAGGCGGTGGAGGCCGCCAGGGCCGCCGCGCAGGGCTGGCGCGTCACCCCGCTGCGCGAGCGCACCCAATTCCTGCAACGCTTCCGCGCGCTGCTGGAGTCGCAACTGGAAAGGCTCTCGCACCTGGCCGCCAGTGAATCCGGCAAGACGGTGGCGGAGGGCCGCGCGGGCTTGCTCAAGGGATTGGAGGTCTGTGATTTCGCCCTGTCGCTCCAGAACCTGGACAGCGGCGCGCACCTGGAGGTGAGCCGGGGCGTCACCTGCGAATACCGCCGCGAGCCCCTGGGCGTCGTCGCCGGCATCACGCCGTTCAACTTCCCCGCGATGGTGCCCCTGTGGCTGTTCCCCATCGCCGTCACGGTGGGCAACGCCTTCATCCTCAAGCCGTCGGAGAAGGTGCCGCTCACCGCGACCGCGCTGGGAGAGCTGATGGTGGAGGCGGGCTATCCGCCCGGTGTCTTCTCCGTCGTGCACGGCGCGAAGCCCGCGGTGGACGCGCTGCTGGAGCACCCGGACGTGAAGGCGCTGGCCTTCGTGGGTTCATCCCCCGTCGCGCGGCACGTCTACGTGGAGGGCAGCCGCCACGGCAAGCGCGTGCTGGCGCTGGGCGGCGCGAAGAACCACCTCATCGTCGTGCCGGACGCGGACCCGGACCTCACGCCGCAGGCGGTGGTGGACTCGTTCACCGGCTGCGCGGGCCAGCGCTGCATGGCGGCCAGCGTGATGCTCGCGGTGGGTGACGTGCAGCCGCTGGTGGACGACCTGGTCCGCCGGGCGGCGAGGCTGGAGGTCGGCCCGGGCATGGGTGCGCTCATCGACCGGGGCGCGGTGGACCGGCTGGAGACGGCCATCGCCAAGGCCCAGGCTGACGGCGCGCGCGTGCTGCTGGACGGGCGCGGCAAGCGGCCCGCGGGCGAGGCCTACGCGAACGGCCACTGGCTGGGCCCCACGGTGCTGGACGGCGTGCGGCCGGAGATGGAGGCCGCGCGGCGCGAGCTGTTCGGCCCGGTGCTGTCCATCGTGCGCGTGCCCACGCTGTCGGCGGCGCTCGCGGTGGAGAACGCGTCGCCCTACGGCAACGCGGCGTCCATCTTCACCACCAGCGGCGCGGTGGCCCAGTCGGTGGTGGAGGGCGCCAGGGCCGGCATGGTGGGCGTGAACGTAGGCGTGCCGGTGCCGCGCGAGCCCTTCTCCTTTGGCGGCACGGGCGAGTCGAAGTTCGGCCACGGGGACGTCACCGGACCGTCGAGCCTCGACTTCTGGAGCCAGCTCAAGAAGGTGACGCGCAAGTGGTCCGCGCGCACCGACGGCTCCTGGATGAGCTGACGCCGCGCGCCGGCGTCCCCCTGCCTCTCCCCCATTCCCAGACGTCTGACCTTTCCCGCGCCCCACAAGGAGGGTGCACCCATGGCTGACAAGAAGCCCGTCAATCACATCCGTCTCACGTCCCACCCCGACGGACAGGTGCCCGGAGTGCCGCTGCGCTGGGGCGAGTCGGAGCCGCTGCGCCGGGGCCCGGTGGTGGCCACGCTCTCCGACGCCGCGAACCGCAACGTCATCGGCACGCACTCGGGCGCGTACTCCATCTACCGCGCGCTGGCGGTGTCCGCGGGCAAGCTGCCGCAGGACCACAAGGCGGACCTGACCAACACCTCGCCCGCGGCGCAGGTGGGCCCGTACCCGTCGTGGAGCGACCCCAGGCGCATCGTGTCGCTGGACCCCTGGGGCGCGGTGGCGTCGCAGGCGTTCCGCGCCTACGCCGAGCAGGGCGTGGACTACCGGCCCACCATCGCCGTCACAAGGGCCCACATCAACATGCCGGAGGTGCGCGAGGCCATCGCCGCCGGGCGCCTCAAGGTGGACGGCGAGCTGGTGGCGGCCAACGGGGACGTGAAGGTGGTGAAGGCCGCGGTGGAGCCCGTCTGGTACCTGCCCGGCATCGCCGAACGCTTCGGCCTGACGGAGGGCGCGCTGCGCCGGGGCCTCTTCGAGCACACCGGCGGC
Coding sequences:
- a CDS encoding PilZ domain-containing protein, which produces MGAHSARAPLRPLSEAPALEWSVRWDVTDPERIRIILAAAAALGSPALLRQGDTASPLRLETLEPEGGGLHWSGLTVEPGADAWEVEVSGHGCVYRMLLSGETVEPGTWVTPPPRQLIQVRRRAHRRARAPADLRVRLPLPGWLGREREAVDVSPHGLSLRLGAGERLSPGRVLQPVELRTEGGEAMSLRGEVRHVSERADGELQCGLQVTPLSFEDAERWQALVARVLHPATRTDGALAEEHWRLFIDSGYFNLAGRSAEDFEARRRSFVELGRQAGSKGAVLTEVVWPSERGVEATLSAMKPYRSLWMVHQLARRQDATRFERLKGQMLRDVYVHCVEHAQRDSGFRWLAAYIESTVPFTYRAHVGFADRMAATGRTLLLPLRMIDVECGHPPAPQRTGLEVGPATEAERRLLVERIALTRPACYAEALDLRLETLDLRDAAREWQTVGLERERRLLVAREGAKPVAVAVLEAGPPGTNPFGLLDSVRLFALSPRARQAYPALMDGARRWFAHRGRDSFTFLAEEAGDVEAAGLHDAAPDAKPFLWLIPADLAPEFLEHLHEQTAPRPLSHPQKELS
- the mmsA gene encoding CoA-acylating methylmalonate-semialdehyde dehydrogenase, with the translated sequence MSFVRFPESVVSCRNLVGGEWVSPAGASAQEVRSPYTGALIGRVPLTTASGVAQAVEAARAAAQGWRVTPLRERTQFLQRFRALLESQLERLSHLAASESGKTVAEGRAGLLKGLEVCDFALSLQNLDSGAHLEVSRGVTCEYRREPLGVVAGITPFNFPAMVPLWLFPIAVTVGNAFILKPSEKVPLTATALGELMVEAGYPPGVFSVVHGAKPAVDALLEHPDVKALAFVGSSPVARHVYVEGSRHGKRVLALGGAKNHLIVVPDADPDLTPQAVVDSFTGCAGQRCMAASVMLAVGDVQPLVDDLVRRAARLEVGPGMGALIDRGAVDRLETAIAKAQADGARVLLDGRGKRPAGEAYANGHWLGPTVLDGVRPEMEAARRELFGPVLSIVRVPTLSAALAVENASPYGNAASIFTTSGAVAQSVVEGARAGMVGVNVGVPVPREPFSFGGTGESKFGHGDVTGPSSLDFWSQLKKVTRKWSARTDGSWMS